A single window of Pseudomonas marginalis DNA harbors:
- a CDS encoding PA2817 family protein: MSNVVADHLVLLDHLRSILVAVGEAEQVPEESHTLFLERFDELRALLPIDPIESQYLGQDLMSQVILRYPQIAHLVPRDLLWFFGGDCLHFMPDEELDLYQALEERRFEAEQNDEPFDWNQEKQLLAMPQDQSKH, encoded by the coding sequence GTGTCCAACGTCGTTGCCGATCATCTCGTCTTGCTCGACCACCTGCGCAGCATCCTGGTTGCCGTCGGCGAAGCCGAACAGGTGCCCGAGGAAAGCCACACCCTGTTCCTGGAGCGCTTCGACGAACTGCGCGCCCTGCTGCCGATCGACCCGATCGAAAGCCAGTACCTGGGCCAGGACCTGATGAGCCAGGTCATCCTGCGCTACCCGCAGATCGCCCACCTGGTCCCGCGCGACCTGCTGTGGTTCTTCGGCGGCGATTGCCTGCACTTCATGCCCGACGAAGAACTGGACCTGTACCAGGCCCTGGAAGAGCGTCGCTTTGAAGCCGAACAAAACGACGAACCCTTCGACTGGAACCAGGAAAAGCAACTGCTGGCCATGCCGCAGGACCAAAGCAAACACTGA
- a CDS encoding acyl-CoA dehydrogenase, whose protein sequence is MLLLWILVLVVGIAYLAHRRVAPLPALGVVAVYLLAMGTWSHAPGWLLLIFWVLIAVVAAPLLLPDLRRQYFTKPLFSWFQKVLPPMSETERDAIDAGTVWWDGELFSGRPDWDKLLAYPKVQLTEEEQAFIDGPTEELCAMVSDWEIGQAMDLPPAAWEHIKTHGFFALIIPKEYGGKGFSAYAHSQVAMKLATRSGDLASTVMVPNSLGPAELLLHYGTDEQRNHYLPRLARGDDIPCFALTGPLAGSDAGAMPDTGVICKGEWEGKETLGLRLNWEKRYITLGPVATLLGLAFKAHDPDHLLGEEEDLGISLALIPTDTPGVEIGRRHLPLGAAFMNGPNSGKDVFIPLEYLIGGQEMLGKGWMMLMNCLSVGRSISLPAVGTGAAKFTSLVTGQYAQVREQFNVPLSAFEGIQEALARIGGNAWLMDSARMLTANAVDLGEKPSVLSAILKYHLTERGRECISHAMDVHGGKGIIMGPNNYLGRSWQGAPIFITVEGANILSRNLMIFGQGAIRCHPFVLKEMALAGREDHDQALKEFDGLLMQHIGFAVSNAASTLVLNLGVGHFEKAPGNRLSQGYFRALNRQAAAFALLADLSMMLLGGELKRRERLSARLGDVLSHMYLASAALKRYHDLDSPDHLEPLFAWAMEESLGESERALDELLSNFPNKVLGCLLRVIVFPFGRRHAGPSDALDAEVAAVIGRAKGDPTLEELLAGCYRPQSAEDPVGALQHAYDLLGASHPLQKKLHTALKSGQVKPAAGEHAIDAALHAGVLQPAEAQSLRDAEAARRKVIDVDDFSKEELVHAEGKVR, encoded by the coding sequence ATGCTGTTGTTGTGGATACTGGTTCTGGTGGTCGGCATTGCCTACCTGGCACATCGCCGCGTCGCCCCTCTGCCCGCCCTGGGCGTGGTCGCCGTTTACCTGCTGGCGATGGGCACCTGGAGCCATGCACCGGGTTGGCTGCTGCTGATTTTCTGGGTATTGATCGCTGTGGTGGCCGCGCCCTTGCTGCTGCCGGACCTGCGCCGCCAATACTTCACCAAGCCGCTGTTCAGCTGGTTCCAGAAAGTCTTGCCGCCGATGTCCGAGACCGAGCGCGACGCCATCGACGCCGGCACCGTGTGGTGGGACGGCGAACTGTTCAGCGGTCGTCCCGACTGGGACAAGCTGCTGGCCTACCCCAAGGTGCAACTGACCGAGGAAGAACAGGCCTTTATCGACGGCCCCACCGAAGAACTCTGCGCCATGGTCAGCGACTGGGAAATCGGCCAGGCCATGGACCTGCCGCCGGCCGCGTGGGAGCACATCAAGACCCACGGTTTCTTCGCCCTGATCATTCCCAAGGAATATGGCGGCAAGGGCTTCTCCGCTTATGCCCACTCCCAGGTCGCGATGAAACTCGCCACCCGCAGCGGCGACCTGGCCTCCACAGTGATGGTGCCCAACTCCCTCGGCCCGGCCGAATTGCTGTTGCATTACGGCACCGACGAACAACGCAACCACTACCTGCCACGCCTGGCGCGTGGCGATGACATCCCCTGCTTCGCCCTCACCGGCCCGCTGGCGGGCTCCGATGCCGGCGCCATGCCTGACACGGGGGTGATCTGCAAAGGCGAATGGGAAGGCAAGGAAACCCTCGGCCTGCGCCTGAACTGGGAAAAACGCTACATCACCCTTGGCCCGGTCGCGACCCTGCTGGGCCTGGCCTTCAAGGCCCACGATCCAGACCACCTGCTGGGTGAAGAAGAAGACCTGGGCATCAGCCTCGCACTGATCCCTACCGACACCCCCGGTGTGGAAATCGGCCGTCGCCACCTGCCCCTCGGCGCCGCGTTCATGAACGGTCCGAACTCCGGCAAGGACGTGTTCATCCCCTTGGAATACCTCATCGGCGGCCAGGAAATGCTCGGCAAAGGCTGGATGATGCTGATGAACTGCCTGTCGGTCGGCCGTTCGATCTCCCTGCCCGCCGTGGGTACCGGCGCCGCCAAGTTCACCAGCCTGGTCACCGGCCAGTACGCCCAGGTGCGCGAGCAGTTCAACGTACCGCTGTCAGCCTTCGAAGGTATCCAGGAAGCCCTGGCGCGCATCGGCGGCAACGCCTGGCTGATGGACAGCGCACGCATGCTCACCGCCAATGCCGTGGACCTTGGGGAAAAACCCTCGGTGCTGTCGGCGATCCTCAAGTACCACCTGACCGAACGCGGCCGTGAGTGCATCAGCCACGCCATGGACGTACACGGCGGCAAGGGCATCATCATGGGCCCGAACAACTACCTGGGCCGCAGCTGGCAGGGCGCGCCGATCTTCATCACCGTGGAAGGCGCGAACATCCTCTCGCGCAACCTGATGATCTTCGGCCAGGGTGCCATCCGCTGCCATCCGTTCGTGCTCAAGGAAATGGCGCTGGCCGGGCGTGAGGACCACGATCAGGCGCTGAAGGAGTTCGACGGGCTGCTGATGCAACACATTGGTTTTGCCGTGAGCAATGCCGCCAGCACCCTGGTGCTGAACCTCGGCGTGGGGCACTTCGAGAAAGCCCCGGGCAACCGTTTGAGCCAGGGTTATTTCCGCGCATTGAACCGCCAGGCTGCCGCGTTCGCGCTGCTGGCGGACCTGAGCATGATGCTGCTGGGTGGCGAGTTGAAACGCCGCGAACGCCTGTCGGCACGCCTCGGTGACGTGCTAAGCCATATGTACCTGGCGTCGGCGGCACTCAAGCGTTACCACGACCTGGATTCGCCGGATCACTTGGAACCGCTGTTCGCCTGGGCCATGGAAGAAAGCCTCGGCGAGTCCGAGCGTGCGTTGGATGAGCTGCTGAGCAACTTCCCGAATAAAGTGCTGGGCTGCCTGCTGCGGGTGATTGTATTCCCGTTCGGGCGTCGCCATGCCGGTCCGTCCGATGCGCTGGATGCCGAAGTGGCCGCGGTGATTGGCCGCGCCAAAGGCGACCCGACCCTGGAAGAATTGCTGGCCGGCTGCTACCGCCCACAATCGGCAGAAGATCCAGTGGGCGCTCTGCAACACGCCTACGATCTATTGGGTGCCAGCCATCCATTGCAGAAAAAACTGCACACCGCGCTCAAAAGTGGCCAGGTCAAACCCGCTGCCGGCGAACATGCGATCGATGCCGCCCTGCACGCCGGTGTGCTGCAACCGGCGGAAGCGCAGAGCTTGCGCGACGCCGAAGCGGCACGGCGCAAGGTGATCGACGTGGATGATTTCAGCAAGGAAGAGCTGGTACACGCTGAAGGTAAAGTCCGCTGA
- a CDS encoding LysR family transcriptional regulator produces the protein MSINLPLPLLGEMAIFVKVVETGSFSEAARQLSLSPSAVSRSISRLEKALSTRLLQRTTRKLRLSEAGEEVFKRCQEMVSAARSVMEISGQFTHEAEGLVRVSVPKAVGRFVVHPHMPEFLRRYPRVDVQLILEDRHVDLIDDNVDLSIRITDSPPPGLVGRQLLPIEHLLCATPQYLAEHGAPEHPHDLLAHSCIYLGETPGDSRWKFRQGGKAVTVGVRGRYAANHTGVRLDAVLQHVGIGSLPYFTARHALEEGRLVQVLPGWDFIASYHGEAWLLHSPTRYLPPKLRVFIDYLVECMAREPTLRRR, from the coding sequence ATGAGCATCAATCTTCCTTTGCCGCTGCTGGGCGAAATGGCGATTTTCGTCAAGGTAGTAGAGACCGGCAGCTTCTCCGAAGCCGCGCGGCAGTTGAGCCTTTCGCCGTCGGCGGTAAGCCGCAGTATTTCGCGCCTGGAAAAGGCCCTGTCCACCCGTTTGCTGCAACGCACCACGCGCAAATTGCGCCTGAGTGAAGCCGGTGAGGAGGTTTTCAAGCGCTGCCAGGAAATGGTCAGCGCGGCGCGCTCAGTGATGGAAATCAGCGGCCAGTTCACCCACGAGGCCGAGGGCCTGGTGCGGGTCAGTGTGCCGAAGGCGGTGGGGCGATTTGTGGTGCACCCGCATATGCCGGAGTTCCTGCGGCGTTATCCCAGGGTGGATGTGCAATTGATCCTCGAGGACCGGCATGTGGACCTGATCGATGACAATGTCGACCTCAGCATCCGCATCACCGACAGCCCGCCGCCGGGCCTGGTGGGGCGGCAGTTATTGCCGATTGAGCATTTACTCTGTGCCACGCCGCAGTATCTAGCCGAGCATGGTGCGCCGGAGCATCCCCATGATTTGCTGGCGCACAGTTGCATCTATCTCGGTGAAACCCCGGGGGATTCACGCTGGAAATTCCGCCAGGGCGGCAAGGCGGTGACGGTCGGCGTGCGTGGACGTTATGCGGCGAACCACACCGGCGTTCGGCTGGATGCGGTGTTGCAGCACGTGGGAATTGGCAGCTTGCCGTATTTCACCGCGCGGCATGCGTTGGAGGAGGGGCGGTTGGTACAGGTGCTGCCCGGGTGGGACTTTATTGCGTCCTACCATGGCGAAGCGTGGTTGTTGCATTCGCCCACGCGTTACCTGCCGCCGAAGCTTCGGGTGTTTATCGATTATCTGGTGGAGTGCATGGCGAGGGAGCCGACATTGCGCCGGCGATAG